The window ATCATAAAACAACTTGCACACTGTTCTAAGATACACTCATTTCACCTCTTCAAAATGTTATCCTCTTTGGAAATATGATATTTAAGGAcaatcatttataaattattaatattttgaaaaaaatttataatttcctCATGAACAGGATCAAATCATAAGTAGGGGAGTTCCTTATTGGTTATTTAGGACCTGTTGGATTAACTGTCTCTGTTTAGGAACTATCACCTACACATATCAGGAATGATCATCCAGAATCAAAGTCTCATCTTCCCTGGGCCATACTGGAGAAAAAAGTCACATATTTTGATAttgctcttttttcttcatttatttggcaCCCTGATTATTAATAGTGATGAACAATTTTATGTAACTTTATTTCATACTATaattaattaaatcagaatttttttatgttaaaatacaaGAACTCAATGAGTGTCATTTTGGCATGATTTTAGGAAAAATCTTATGCTCTTTAGACACAGTCTAGTTTAATCAATAACACAATAAGAACAAAAACATCTACCCAGGTCATTTCCTTTAAAGATTTTACCAGATGGGTAAATAATGTCTAGTCTGATTATTTCTATTATCAGATTATAATTCTGACagcaatattttcatttgttcatctcACTTTCCACCAAGAATCATTATAAGCTTTGTATAATCAGTATATGCTTTATATGAACAAGACTGTGAAAGAGGTACAGTGGTATTttaagactgttctttccctcaGAGGCTTACAAGCATAGTAGGGGCAATTAGCATAATAGTAAAAAAACCTGACATTTGAATAGtgatttataaactttttttaagtttattaatttattttgagagagagagagagagagagaaaccagtaggggagggacagagagagagtgggtcaGAGGATAGgaaccaggccctgtgctgacagcagagaccctgatgggggactcaagcccacaaaccatgagaccatgacctgagcggaagttggacgcttaaccaacggagctacccaggtgccccagtgatttATAGCTTTTAAATCATGGACTATTGTGATCCTCACACCCTGTGACCATGGTGGGGCAGATAGTATCATTCCTAATATGTTCATGTTCATGTTCATGTTCATGTTCATGTTCCTATAGAAGCAGAGCTTCAGACTTTCTCAATTTTACTCTGATCATTGTAGCTTATCTAGGACATGACCCAAATATTCCTGTGCTGCTAAAAGGACAATAATGTGTACAAAGTGATAATTTTATAAGATGTATCATAAGATTTCAGAGAAGAGGAATTTCCACGTGGGAAGGACAAAGGTGGCTTCTTGGTGGAGTAAGACATTGGAGCTAGATTTCCAAATGCACCTAATTGGTGACTCTAATTGACTGTCCAATATGACTTCACATTGGTTATGAGGAGAGTCTTTTTCTGAAGAGTTTCCCCAGGGCAGCCTTCATGTCCTGATTTCTCAGGCTATAAATGAAAGGATTTAACATTGGGATCACTGTCATGTACATAACAGTTACCACTGCATCCTTTAGGCTGTAACTAGACAGAGGGCGGAAATACATGCCCATGACTGTCCCATAATATAGAGTAACAACAGTGAGGTGGGAACCACAGGTAGAGAAGGCTTTGAGCACACCCTTGGTGGATGGAACCCTCAGGACTGTGGAAAAGACCTGAATATAAGAGATGATGATGAATAGTAAGGGTACAGAGAAAACACCAGCCCCTAGGTACATCACCTTCACATTAAAACGGATGTCAGAACAGGCGAGCTTGAGCAAAGGGATAGTGTCACAGTAGAAGTTGGCTACTTCTTTATTGCCACAGAAGGACAGACTGGATGTGAGCAGAGTGTGCGGGAAGGCATTGACATTTCCAACCACCCACGACACAACAACTAGCAAGACACAAGTCCGTGGGCTCATAATTGTTGTGTAATGAAGTGGGCGGCTGATGGCCACGGCACGATCATATGCCATCGCAGCCAGGATATAGCTATCTGTGTTACCTAAGGCAATCATAAAATACAACTGTGCTAGGCATCCTCCAAAGGAGATGGCTTTGCTGTGCAAGAGATGGTTGGCTAGCATCTTGGGGATGGTTACAGAGGAGAATAAGATGTCAACAAAGGAGAGGTTGGcaaggaaaaagtacatggggATGTGAAGGTGAATGTCAGAGTGAATGGCCAAGATGATGAACAGGTTTCCAATCAATGTGATGGGGTAAATGAACaggaagaggatgaagaagaaGTCTTCCTGTTCCTGCTGACCAGTAACTCCCAGGAGGATGAATTCCAGGGTAGAGGATTGGTTGTTTTCCCTCATGGCTCCTTTgttaagaaagagggagaggaattCAGAATTATTTTGGAGTTGCCACAAATGTATTGATCTTTCTTACCCACCAGTTTTTATTAAGTGACCAGTAATCTTAAGGACGAGTTTACGAACCCAGAGACAGCCCACATTTGTGGGAAAATATCCTTTTTGTTCAGTGGTACTGATCAACATTTAGCCCTTGACACTCATGTTTAAGAAGTGAGAACTGTGTGAATCAAAGATACCAATACTCCTCTATCCCAGAGCCATCACTCAAACACCTAGGATTTAATCAATTCACAAAAACTTTTTATATTGTATGTGCTAGATACTTTGCTAAGCTTatggaaaaacacaaatatgtgcaaaatacactttttttttttaaattttttttttcccaacgttttttatttatttttgggacagagagagacagagcatgaacaggggaggggcagagagagagggagacacagaatcggaagcaggctccaggctctgagccatcagcccagagcccgacgcggggctcgaactcacggaccgcgagatcgtgacctggctgaagtcggacgcctaaccgactgcgccacccaggcgccccgcaaaatacacttttaaatcCACTTCTTCAACATGTAAGACATAGTCCACTCTCAGGGACTTTATGTAATGGAAAAGCCAAAaatcacacacattttttaaaaaattacacatgacaaaggaaggaaagcattTTGGAATCTTTGTGTTATTACAAGGACCAGCCATGAAATTAGGAATTGTTCCAATGGCCAAACTAATACTGATCCTAGAGCCCAGGAAGTAGCAGGTGTCTATGCTGACATTGGATGATTGTAAATCACCAGAATCACGGGGTTTCACTCCTAGAAATAACAAGCCTAGTGAGTTTTCTCCCCAACTGTCCATTTTCAGAGAAGAATTTCATCCCCTCTTTTGAAAGAATGTATCTCTTTAGAAAATTCTCTAATATCGATAATCACAaagcttttctcttctcttcctttattatttcttttgttgagCCATCCAACTCCATACTCATTTCAACTACTGCTTAGTAAGTAAACTGTCAGATCCATACCTGTAGGCTTGATCTCTCTTTCCCATATTTCTACACTCAGCTATCCTGCAAACATGTCTGTCCAAACACTATACTCTGCACATTACAACCTAAGTGGTTTGCAAGCTTATTTGAGGAGGAAAATCATACTTTGCTTATGTTAATAACCCTAGAGAGGTCATTATAGAAATTTGTTCACTGTGTGCACTCAATATTTGTTGGGTTAAATCAAGGTTTATTTTTGGGGTTCCTCACATATGGGAGATTCAGAAGCACACTCACTCGGTTTATCTCTCACTTCTACATCttgttgatttttcatttaaaataattcttacatAACTCAATTTTTCTACTTATACTTTCAGTGCTTCAGCTTAGATCGTCATCATTTTCTACCTGAAACTTTGTAATGCTGTCTTAATTACTTGAGTACAGATTCTCTGTTCTTTGAGTCGCTTGCACTGAGGCATACTGATGATGGCAGAGACTACTAGTTTCTTGTTCAAGTCCTTGTTGTTCACATCTTCATGGACACACAATTAAACTATGTTTCCCACTCTCCCTTGCACTGAGGTGTGTTCATGTGACTGAATTTTAGCCATTGCATCACAATCCATGCATTCCAGTTCTGGACTTCCTCCAACTAGATGGAAATGGCCAGTAGGCTGAATGGGTTGGTGGCATCACACGGTGGGATGAACCTGTGTTCTTAGTTCTCCACATTCAGTGGAGAACCAAGGAAACATACAGGAACTATTATGtaggagagaaataaacttttattccATTGAAACCATTATATGTTTTGTGATCTCTTTGTTATTGTGGTTCAAGGTATCctaaataaatcactaaattttcTAAAGAGCACTCTACTCCATTAATGAACtaagtcaatcaatcaatcaatctatctttttaaaagtttatttatttattttgagagagagagagagtgagagcaagcatgaggggaggtaggggcagagagagaaggagagagagaatcccaagcaggctctgtgctaatagcacagagcctgatgtggggcttgatcccacgaactgtgaggttatgacctgagctgaaatcaagagtcaggcaaccaactgagccacccaggtgacccaattcaatgtatatttaatttaacCACTAATTATTAATGTCTCCTATAGTGCCTGTGTGAATTATATGCTAGGTACAGGGAAAGCTGTTCTCATTAATTGTTCCCCAAATATGATGTACTTAAAAAAGTCTTTGTTGGTTTTCTCTTTTGAGATGCCTTTCCCTACCTTCACACATAATATACAAGGGTTCAGAGGTTTCAATGAAGCTAAAGGGCTAAGAGACTATGGTATTTCATGTGGCCTATAATATTTCAGAGGTGGGGCTTTTGGCAACATGGAGGATTAAGCTAATGTTGACAAGTCCCATTCCAGTTAAAACACATAGAAATTCTAGAtaagttttaaaactaaaaaaaaaaaagtatatatccaAATCTAAAGGGAATAAATGGGAATACTTAGGTATGAGAAATAAGAAGGAAACTCAGAACAAGTGTTATAAGTCATAGTTGAAACTACTATAGCCCCTTCAGGTTTCCAACCACAAATAAGGCCCCAATGGCTGGATTCTGGTGTGTTAATTCCCTTTTGGTTCAGGAGATGCAGTCACAGATATACATAATGTAGAGAGCTAATTTGAGTCCTGTGCATAAAACACTACAATGATGTCATATTTGATTGTCTGCAAAGAAAACCCATGGGAATCTCTGGATCAATCAAGGATTCCCAAGGGAACCTCTAGAGTTATTGACAAGTTTGCTTGGTATAAACCAATATTAAACACAATCAatactatacatattttttttgtaattaaaaaaatgcttatttttgagagagagagagacagagtgtgagcaggggaggagcagagacacagagagtgggagacacagaacctgaagcagactccaggctctgagctgtctgcacagagcccaacgcggggctcaaacccatgaactatgagattgtgacgtgagccaaagtcagatgctcaaccgactgagacacccagg of the Neofelis nebulosa isolate mNeoNeb1 chromosome 16, mNeoNeb1.pri, whole genome shotgun sequence genome contains:
- the LOC131498004 gene encoding olfactory receptor 1A1-like, with translation MRENNQSSTLEFILLGVTGQQEQEDFFFILFLFIYPITLIGNLFIILAIHSDIHLHIPMYFFLANLSFVDILFSSVTIPKMLANHLLHSKAISFGGCLAQLYFMIALGNTDSYILAAMAYDRAVAISRPLHYTTIMSPRTCVLLVVVSWVVGNVNAFPHTLLTSSLSFCGNKEVANFYCDTIPLLKLACSDIRFNVKVMYLGAGVFSVPLLFIIISYIQVFSTVLRVPSTKGVLKAFSTCGSHLTVVTLYYGTVMGMYFRPLSSYSLKDAVVTVMYMTVIPMLNPFIYSLRNQDMKAALGKLFRKRLSS